The following proteins are co-located in the Pedobacter sp. FW305-3-2-15-E-R2A2 genome:
- a CDS encoding NAD(P)H-dependent oxidoreductase, translating to MKILAFAGSNSSRSINRKLVIHTLSYFEEEKITLLDLNDFEMPLFSVDRERNDGYPHKAHQLLELIAACDLMIVSLAEHNNSYTTAFKNVMDWCSRINGKFFQNKPMLLMSTSPGGFGGGNVMNSAKAYFPKCSANILDTFSLPSFNQNFEENEGIIHPELKADFMSKIKAVREGLKK from the coding sequence ATGAAAATTTTAGCTTTTGCAGGAAGTAACAGCAGTAGATCAATCAATAGAAAATTAGTCATTCATACGCTGTCCTATTTTGAAGAAGAAAAGATCACTCTTTTAGATCTGAATGATTTTGAAATGCCACTTTTTTCCGTAGATAGAGAACGTAATGATGGTTATCCTCATAAGGCTCATCAGTTGCTGGAACTTATTGCGGCATGTGATCTGATGATCGTATCACTGGCAGAACATAACAACAGCTATACGACCGCTTTTAAAAATGTAATGGACTGGTGCTCCCGCATCAATGGAAAGTTTTTTCAGAATAAACCAATGTTGCTGATGAGTACTTCTCCGGGAGGCTTTGGTGGCGGGAATGTCATGAATTCGGCGAAAGCCTACTTCCCGAAATGTAGTGCGAATATTCTCGACACTTTTTCTCTTCCTTCTTTTAATCAGAATTTTGAAGAAAATGAAGGAATCATTCATCCGGAGTTGAAAGCGGATTTTATGAGCAAGATAAAGGCAGTTAGGGAAGGACTAAAAAAATAA
- a CDS encoding acetyl-CoA hydrolase/transferase C-terminal domain-containing protein produces the protein MNSPTYITAAQAVQAIKSGDRVFIHGSAATPVHLVKALQARHADLKKVEITSITTLGDIDFNAAPYRESFFFNSLFVSANTRSVVNSPYGDYVPVFLSQIPKLFKEGFLPIDVALIQVSEPDVHGYCSLGTSVDIARAAVDTSKHIIAQVNPKVPRTHGDGFVHISKFQSMVWHEEELPEVDYGAKTSDAMVTIGANIASLVEDGATLQLGIGGIPDQVLKNLTGHKNLGLHTEMLSDGVIPLIQNGVINNSLKKINRGKSITSFMIGTKKLYDFVDDNPSIRVMDISYANDTSVIRQNPKVTAINSAIELDLTGQVCADSMGTYQYSGIGGQMDFIHGASLSEGGKPIIALPSITSKGISRIVPFLKEGAGVVTTRGHVHWVVTEYGKVNLFGKSLKQRAMALISLAHPTHREALERAFHDRFNA, from the coding sequence ATGAATTCTCCTACCTACATTACTGCAGCGCAAGCAGTACAAGCTATAAAATCCGGCGACCGTGTCTTTATTCATGGCAGTGCCGCCACTCCCGTTCATTTAGTGAAAGCCCTGCAGGCAAGACATGCAGATTTAAAAAAAGTGGAAATCACCAGTATTACCACCCTAGGTGACATTGATTTCAACGCTGCCCCTTACCGGGAAAGCTTTTTCTTTAACTCCCTGTTTGTTTCTGCCAATACCAGGTCAGTAGTCAACAGCCCTTATGGTGATTATGTTCCTGTTTTTCTGAGTCAGATTCCCAAATTGTTTAAGGAAGGCTTCCTTCCTATCGATGTGGCTTTAATCCAGGTATCGGAACCAGATGTTCATGGCTATTGTTCCCTGGGCACCTCTGTTGACATCGCCAGAGCAGCTGTAGACACCTCAAAGCACATCATTGCCCAGGTAAACCCTAAAGTACCCAGAACACATGGTGATGGCTTTGTACACATCAGTAAGTTCCAGTCGATGGTCTGGCATGAAGAAGAATTGCCAGAAGTAGACTATGGCGCGAAAACAAGTGATGCCATGGTAACTATCGGAGCGAATATCGCTTCCCTTGTGGAAGATGGCGCCACCTTACAATTGGGAATTGGCGGAATCCCTGATCAGGTATTGAAAAACCTAACCGGTCATAAGAATCTTGGCCTACATACAGAGATGCTTTCCGATGGCGTGATCCCATTGATACAAAATGGAGTGATCAACAACAGCCTTAAAAAAATCAACCGGGGTAAATCCATTACTTCCTTTATGATCGGAACAAAAAAGTTATACGATTTTGTGGATGATAACCCCAGCATCAGGGTCATGGATATCTCCTATGCCAACGACACCAGTGTCATCCGTCAAAATCCAAAGGTTACGGCCATCAATTCGGCCATTGAACTGGATTTAACAGGTCAGGTATGTGCAGACTCTATGGGCACGTATCAATATTCTGGAATTGGCGGACAAATGGATTTCATTCATGGCGCTTCTCTCTCCGAGGGTGGAAAACCCATCATTGCACTCCCATCCATTACCTCGAAAGGAATTTCCAGGATCGTACCTTTTTTGAAAGAAGGAGCCGGAGTGGTGACGACAAGGGGCCATGTGCACTGGGTGGTTACCGAATATGGTAAGGTGAACCTGTTTGGCAAGAGTTTAAAACAAAGGGCAATGGCATTGATCAGTCTTGCGCATCCAACGCATCGGGAAGCGCTGGAACGGGCATTTCATGATCGTTTTAACGCTTAA
- a CDS encoding DUF1801 domain-containing protein, whose translation MEMKSKAATVDEYFLEIPEKKVAVPAMVRTLCKEMLIGYEEHMAYGMPAYSRNGLVVLAFAIQKNQISFYQLKQEALKTNVALSQGMEPGKPVIHFDRLEEIDFELIRRLLMDIFNDEQVHFV comes from the coding sequence ATGGAGATGAAAAGCAAGGCGGCAACTGTAGATGAATACTTTTTAGAGATCCCTGAAAAAAAGGTGGCTGTGCCGGCGATGGTAAGGACGTTGTGTAAAGAAATGTTAATCGGATATGAGGAACATATGGCCTATGGAATGCCTGCATATTCCAGAAATGGTCTTGTAGTGCTGGCCTTCGCCATTCAGAAAAATCAGATCAGTTTTTATCAGCTAAAGCAGGAAGCTCTCAAGACAAATGTTGCGTTATCGCAGGGAATGGAGCCGGGGAAGCCGGTGATTCACTTTGACCGTTTGGAAGAAATTGATTTTGAATTAATCAGGAGGCTGCTAATGGATATTTTTAATGATGAACAGGTCCATTTCGTTTAG
- a CDS encoding alpha/beta hydrolase produces the protein MKKLRKIIADIKNLSGEDPDQLQALLWQLICYSPKMPPRLHQQKLLEEAEITSLKIHDQYFSQSDLNINCFKWGNGPVKILLSHGWGSKGCDFSEMITMLRANKDFEIWSFDAPGNGSSEGEISNLFLYAESIKQLFIHAGTPQVMIGHSLGGMANALALQQSNAYPQLLISIAPMVNLKENFIASMEAVNTSSEAQERFFADFERLFEQKTEYFILNKIYDFSDQLKHLLIYDSNDLISPSSYIEAFLKDHPETSASAYKETSHSKLLTDPRVLNEMDLFIIKNIH, from the coding sequence ATGAAAAAACTGAGGAAGATCATAGCCGACATCAAAAACTTATCTGGCGAAGATCCTGATCAGTTACAAGCACTGCTCTGGCAGCTGATCTGTTATTCGCCAAAAATGCCGCCCCGCCTCCATCAGCAAAAATTACTGGAAGAAGCAGAAATCACCTCTTTAAAGATACATGATCAGTATTTTAGCCAGTCGGATTTAAACATCAATTGCTTTAAATGGGGGAATGGACCTGTTAAAATACTACTTAGCCATGGATGGGGCTCTAAAGGGTGTGACTTCAGCGAAATGATTACTATGCTGCGGGCAAACAAGGATTTCGAAATCTGGTCTTTCGATGCACCCGGGAATGGAAGTTCTGAAGGAGAAATCAGCAACCTTTTCCTCTATGCAGAATCCATCAAACAACTCTTTATTCATGCAGGCACACCGCAGGTCATGATCGGTCATTCTCTGGGTGGTATGGCCAATGCTTTAGCCTTACAGCAAAGCAACGCATATCCACAGTTACTGATCAGCATTGCACCAATGGTAAATCTAAAAGAAAACTTTATTGCCTCTATGGAGGCTGTAAATACCTCCAGCGAAGCACAGGAAAGGTTCTTTGCTGATTTTGAGCGGCTATTTGAGCAGAAAACCGAGTATTTTATATTGAATAAGATCTATGACTTTTCAGATCAATTGAAACATCTGTTGATATACGACTCGAATGACCTCATTTCTCCAAGCAGTTATATCGAAGCATTTCTAAAAGACCATCCGGAAACCTCAGCTTCTGCATACAAAGAAACCAGTCATTCGAAATTGTTAACCGATCCCAGGGTGCTAAACGAAATGGACCTGTTCATCATTAAAAATATCCATTAG
- a CDS encoding sterol desaturase family protein produces MNELLDKNLSIVSLFGFVILLTLVEMYFSYAHDKKVYHGRDTWTNVYLMTAAFVINLTMKTGTFFLLDYFYHEYRFFEISNAFLYWTVLILAQDFLYWVLHATGHYVRLFWAMHVTHHSSEYFNLTTGFRSTVFEPLYRVFFYLPLALMGFNAFDILFAYLITQIYGNLVHTQAIGKLHPIIEYILVTPSHHRVHHASNVRYLDKNMGMVLILWDRIFGTFQEEIPGEEIKYGLTSQPEPGAVNIIFHELIALSDDVKKAPGWKNKIKYLFYPPGWSHNGESKTSRSLQKELIDQS; encoded by the coding sequence ATGAATGAATTATTAGACAAAAACCTGAGCATAGTTTCCCTCTTTGGATTTGTTATTCTACTTACTTTAGTAGAAATGTACTTCAGTTATGCCCATGATAAAAAAGTTTATCATGGGCGTGATACCTGGACCAATGTTTACCTGATGACCGCCGCCTTTGTGATCAACCTGACCATGAAAACCGGTACCTTTTTCTTACTCGATTACTTTTATCACGAGTACCGCTTTTTTGAAATCTCTAATGCTTTCCTTTATTGGACCGTATTGATTCTGGCACAGGACTTTCTCTATTGGGTGCTTCATGCCACCGGACATTACGTGCGTCTGTTTTGGGCAATGCACGTTACACACCATTCCTCAGAATATTTTAACCTGACCACAGGTTTCCGTTCTACCGTTTTTGAGCCATTATACCGGGTATTCTTTTACCTGCCATTGGCATTGATGGGTTTTAATGCCTTCGATATCCTCTTTGCTTACCTGATCACCCAGATTTATGGAAATTTAGTACATACTCAGGCGATCGGTAAACTGCACCCTATTATTGAGTATATTTTGGTCACCCCTTCCCATCACCGGGTTCATCATGCGAGCAATGTCCGCTATCTGGATAAAAATATGGGCATGGTATTGATTTTATGGGATAGAATATTTGGTACTTTTCAGGAAGAAATTCCCGGAGAAGAAATCAAATATGGATTGACCAGTCAGCCGGAACCAGGAGCTGTAAACATCATTTTCCATGAGTTGATTGCGCTTTCTGACGATGTAAAAAAAGCACCAGGCTGGAAAAACAAGATAAAATACCTGTTTTATCCTCCGGGATGGAGCCACAATGGCGAAAGTAAAACATCCAGGAGCCTGCAAAAGGAGCTAATTGATCAATCCTGA
- a CDS encoding DUF4249 domain-containing protein gives MKTSSAYRLQTVINMKNISKLLLLTLFSTLFWSCEKVIELDRTENEEKYVIEGTITNEPGVCSVLLSKTKNFKDDNQFIGISGAIVKIENNGIIVTLPEASPGVYKTNTINGTPGQTYLMTVNVDGKTFTASSTMPENVPFDDFYMKPSDFGKKRTLAYVKYKDPLEHVNFYWFKQFVNDKKQRNFMVSNDEFTPGQEVNSGITFQNETDDLSRDFKKGDKLGIEMHSIDASAYLYLHSLENAEGSDNGASPANPISNISGGALGFFSAHTVQKRTLVIP, from the coding sequence ATGAAAACATCATCCGCTTACCGCTTGCAAACAGTAATTAACATGAAAAATATATCGAAATTATTGCTTTTGACACTCTTCTCCACCTTGTTTTGGTCTTGTGAGAAAGTGATAGAATTAGATCGTACCGAAAATGAAGAAAAGTATGTGATCGAGGGAACGATCACCAATGAGCCTGGTGTTTGTTCGGTCTTGCTGAGTAAAACAAAAAACTTTAAAGACGACAACCAGTTTATCGGAATTAGCGGAGCAATTGTCAAAATTGAAAACAATGGCATCATTGTGACACTTCCCGAAGCTAGTCCTGGCGTTTACAAAACCAATACCATTAATGGCACTCCAGGCCAAACCTATTTGATGACGGTTAATGTAGATGGAAAAACGTTTACAGCTTCCAGTACTATGCCGGAAAATGTACCATTTGATGATTTCTATATGAAACCTTCTGACTTTGGCAAAAAACGGACACTTGCTTATGTAAAATATAAAGATCCACTGGAACATGTCAATTTCTATTGGTTTAAACAATTCGTTAACGACAAAAAACAACGAAATTTTATGGTATCGAACGATGAATTTACACCTGGACAGGAAGTAAATTCGGGCATAACTTTTCAGAATGAGACAGATGATTTGTCAAGGGATTTTAAAAAAGGAGACAAATTAGGGATAGAAATGCACAGTATTGATGCTTCTGCTTATCTTTACCTCCACAGTCTGGAAAACGCTGAAGGCTCTGATAATGGAGCATCACCAGCCAACCCGATAAGTAATATAAGCGGTGGCGCTCTTGGTTTTTTTAGTGCTCACACCGTTCAAAAAAGAACTTTAGTGATTCCGTAA
- a CDS encoding TonB-dependent receptor encodes MKKYEPKRFLAFIAILLLILVFVQARSYAQAPLEKKISISLKDEPLKTALDKISTASGIKFTFNEQVANSKVRINVQAQNKSLNEILTIALSNQPFKFSELDNEIYIRYDAEKVKKSTADPAANPATSQEKHTIGGTISSSKTGETLIAATIRLSGTKLATMSNEYGFYSLSVPNGKYIMEVSAIGSKTLRKPIELNKSMTLNIALDDDANELETVTISATTAKRNLDNPQMGMERLNIAETKNIPVVLGERDVIKTLQLLPGVKASGDGTGGLFVRGGSADQNMILLDEAPVYNASHLLGFFSTFNSDAIKNVTLYKSGMPAQYGGGLSSVMDVRMNDGNNQKFGVSGGVGLIAARINVEGPIQKEKSSFLISARRTYLDAFLKLASDSIVKNSKLYFYDVNAKANYILGDKDRLFVSAYLGRDVLGADKLAGIDWGNITSTVRWNHIFSSKFFSNTSLIFSNYDYKIKVDQDESSLSLFSQIKDWNFKQDMQWYVNDKNTLSFGLNAIYHTIKPGEVRASGNSGMVSQDLQNRYSLENAIYASNTWKVSDAFSLTYGLRLSAFSILGKGEYYNINEEGAVTGQTSYKKGEIVKTYFNLEPRLAAALQLNESTALKASYVRNAQNLHLISNSNASMPTDRWVASTNIIKPETSDQVSLGYYKNLGQNNYDLTIEAYYKDLKNQVDYRNGADIYTNKPIETQLLFGKGRAYGVEWLIKKKTGKLTGWIAYTLSKSERQVDGINNNEWYNTRQDRTHDISIVTMYQLSKKWSVSANWVFSTGNAVTYPNAKYNLLGESYYYYSNRNAERMPAYHRLDLGATRTLKKTKKFSSELNFSLFNAYGRANAYRIDFREKENDPTKTEAVKTTLFKFVPSVSYDFKF; translated from the coding sequence ATGAAAAAATACGAACCTAAAAGGTTCCTGGCGTTTATCGCCATCTTGTTACTCATTTTAGTATTTGTCCAGGCCAGGTCTTATGCCCAGGCACCTCTGGAGAAAAAAATCAGTATTAGTCTTAAAGACGAGCCCTTAAAAACAGCATTGGATAAGATCAGCACGGCCAGTGGTATCAAATTCACCTTTAATGAACAAGTTGCCAACAGTAAAGTCAGGATTAATGTTCAGGCCCAAAACAAGAGCCTGAATGAGATCTTAACTATTGCCCTTTCCAATCAACCTTTTAAATTTTCCGAGTTAGACAACGAAATTTATATCCGGTATGATGCTGAAAAAGTAAAAAAGTCTACGGCCGACCCGGCGGCGAATCCGGCAACAAGCCAAGAAAAGCACACAATAGGTGGTACAATATCTTCTTCTAAAACAGGAGAGACACTGATTGCTGCAACCATCAGACTAAGTGGAACGAAACTGGCCACGATGAGTAATGAATATGGTTTTTATTCTCTTTCAGTTCCGAATGGAAAATACATCATGGAGGTCAGTGCAATAGGGTCCAAAACCCTTAGAAAACCTATAGAACTGAATAAGTCAATGACCTTGAACATCGCTTTAGATGATGATGCAAATGAGCTGGAGACGGTAACGATTAGCGCCACAACAGCAAAAAGAAACCTGGACAACCCACAGATGGGCATGGAGCGCTTAAATATCGCCGAAACAAAAAATATCCCCGTTGTGCTTGGCGAACGGGATGTCATTAAAACATTGCAACTCCTGCCAGGGGTTAAAGCTTCCGGAGATGGTACCGGGGGCCTATTTGTAAGAGGAGGAAGTGCAGACCAGAACATGATTCTTCTGGATGAGGCACCTGTTTACAACGCTTCTCACCTGCTTGGCTTCTTCTCTACTTTTAATTCAGATGCCATTAAAAATGTAACGCTCTATAAAAGTGGGATGCCCGCACAATATGGAGGGGGGCTATCCTCTGTAATGGATGTAAGAATGAATGATGGGAATAATCAAAAATTTGGCGTCAGCGGAGGCGTAGGTCTGATTGCTGCCCGGATCAATGTAGAGGGGCCGATACAAAAAGAAAAATCTTCGTTTCTGATCTCTGCGAGAAGAACTTACTTAGATGCTTTTCTAAAACTGGCCTCAGATTCCATAGTAAAAAACTCAAAGCTCTATTTTTATGATGTTAATGCCAAAGCAAATTACATTCTGGGAGATAAAGACCGTTTATTCGTCTCGGCTTATTTAGGCCGTGATGTACTGGGTGCAGATAAACTGGCCGGAATAGATTGGGGAAACATCACTTCTACGGTTCGCTGGAACCATATCTTCAGCAGTAAATTTTTCTCCAATACCTCTTTAATCTTTAGCAACTACGATTATAAGATCAAAGTAGATCAGGACGAAAGTTCTCTTTCTTTATTTTCACAAATTAAAGACTGGAATTTCAAACAGGATATGCAATGGTACGTAAACGATAAAAATACCTTGAGTTTTGGACTGAATGCAATCTATCATACCATTAAACCCGGAGAAGTCAGAGCTTCAGGAAATTCAGGAATGGTTTCACAAGACCTCCAAAACAGGTATTCACTGGAAAACGCCATATATGCCAGCAACACCTGGAAGGTGAGTGATGCATTTAGCCTGACCTATGGCCTGCGTTTATCGGCCTTTAGTATCCTTGGAAAAGGCGAATATTATAACATCAATGAGGAAGGTGCAGTTACAGGTCAAACCAGCTATAAAAAGGGGGAAATTGTAAAAACATATTTCAACCTGGAACCCAGACTTGCCGCAGCACTTCAGCTCAACGAGTCGACAGCACTTAAGGCTTCTTATGTTAGGAATGCACAAAACCTCCACTTAATTTCCAACTCAAATGCGTCTATGCCTACAGACAGGTGGGTAGCGAGTACAAATATCATCAAACCGGAAACGAGCGACCAGGTATCATTAGGCTATTATAAAAATTTGGGTCAAAATAATTACGATCTAACCATTGAAGCTTATTACAAAGACCTTAAGAACCAGGTAGACTACCGCAACGGAGCTGATATATATACGAACAAGCCTATAGAAACCCAATTACTTTTTGGTAAAGGACGTGCTTACGGAGTAGAGTGGCTGATCAAAAAGAAAACCGGAAAATTAACCGGATGGATCGCTTATACCCTTTCTAAATCCGAAAGACAGGTTGATGGAATCAATAATAACGAATGGTACAATACCAGACAGGACAGAACCCATGACATATCCATTGTCACCATGTATCAACTCAGTAAAAAATGGTCGGTTTCTGCGAACTGGGTCTTCTCTACCGGAAATGCGGTGACCTATCCTAATGCAAAATACAACTTATTGGGAGAAAGCTATTATTATTACTCCAACCGGAATGCAGAACGAATGCCGGCATACCACAGGTTAGATCTGGGTGCCACACGTACCCTGAAAAAGACAAAAAAATTCTCTTCAGAGCTCAACTTTAGTTTATTTAATGCCTATGGAAGAGCAAATGCTTATAGAATCGATTTCAGGGAAAAAGAAAATGATCCTACTAAAACTGAAGCGGTAAAAACTACATTATTCAAATTTGTTCCTTCAGTTTCCTATGATTTCAAATTTTAA
- a CDS encoding FecR domain-containing protein — MEEKEELKRLYQLYLTNQCTAEELQRFFVLIDNNEDDETILELMSASWDQTQRVPETGLIPDFLPKEAKEIQLSPTRRIRYGFRPVAAAAAILLICTGLFFFRSTVWDAISPAHQLQSFSAQAQRKQLELSDGTKVWLSPNSTLKYPEKFVGNSRMIALEGEAFFEVAQDANHPFIIQSGQVSTRVLGTSFNISAYSQTPDISVTLVTGKVAVALQKENGITEETIVANQQVTINKAEGKISKANFPNASDYLNRRLGHFDYKGTALAEVVKDLELQYQIKIQLSPDLNKSLFYGNLDMTKSSTQTLNKLCTVMEANWKKDGGQYVILK; from the coding sequence ATGGAAGAAAAAGAAGAACTAAAACGGCTATATCAATTGTATTTGACAAATCAGTGTACAGCAGAAGAGCTGCAACGCTTTTTTGTGCTGATAGACAATAACGAGGATGATGAAACCATTCTTGAACTGATGTCTGCGAGTTGGGATCAAACCCAGCGTGTTCCCGAAACAGGTCTTATTCCTGATTTCCTGCCTAAAGAAGCAAAAGAGATTCAACTTTCCCCAACCCGCAGGATTCGCTACGGCTTTCGGCCTGTTGCCGCAGCCGCAGCAATCCTGCTCATATGTACAGGGCTTTTCTTTTTCAGATCAACCGTTTGGGATGCCATCAGTCCGGCTCATCAGCTGCAAAGCTTCAGCGCCCAGGCACAACGGAAGCAACTGGAGCTTTCGGACGGCACCAAGGTATGGCTTAGCCCCAACAGCACCTTGAAATACCCGGAAAAATTTGTAGGGAACAGTCGGATGATCGCTCTGGAAGGAGAAGCATTTTTTGAAGTAGCGCAGGATGCCAACCATCCTTTCATTATCCAAAGCGGACAGGTAAGTACCAGGGTATTGGGAACAAGCTTTAACATTTCTGCCTATTCGCAAACTCCGGATATCAGCGTAACACTCGTTACCGGAAAGGTTGCTGTTGCCCTGCAAAAGGAAAATGGCATAACGGAGGAAACCATTGTTGCCAATCAGCAGGTTACCATTAACAAGGCGGAAGGAAAAATCAGCAAAGCTAATTTTCCAAATGCAAGCGATTACTTAAACAGACGTTTAGGCCATTTTGATTATAAAGGAACGGCATTGGCAGAAGTTGTAAAAGACCTCGAACTCCAATATCAGATTAAGATTCAGTTAAGCCCTGACTTGAACAAAAGCCTGTTTTACGGAAACCTGGACATGACAAAATCCAGCACACAGACACTAAATAAATTATGCACAGTAATGGAAGCCAATTGGAAAAAAGACGGAGGACAGTATGTAATCCTAAAATAA
- a CDS encoding RNA polymerase sigma-70 factor, whose amino-acid sequence MQVHQTEQLEDKDLLIKLREGDELAFVKIYNQYRKKVHTYAYQLSKSTDTAEEIVQEVFIRIWQKRIQINTDLSFNAYIKKITINHVLNHLKKVARDKSLQEEVFQQVEISANRTEDQLLEKELRKIYLDAIALLPAQKKLIYQMSRTEELSHEEIASKLEISKNTVKNHMVEASKFVREYVRKNGGIIGFIIVSSNYFHSN is encoded by the coding sequence ATGCAGGTACATCAAACGGAACAGCTCGAAGATAAGGACCTACTGATTAAACTCAGAGAAGGTGATGAGCTTGCGTTCGTAAAAATATACAATCAGTACCGCAAAAAAGTACATACTTATGCCTATCAGCTCAGCAAATCAACTGATACGGCTGAAGAAATTGTTCAGGAGGTGTTTATTCGGATCTGGCAGAAAAGGATTCAGATCAATACAGACCTTTCCTTTAATGCTTATATCAAAAAGATCACGATCAACCATGTCTTAAACCACCTCAAGAAGGTAGCCCGCGACAAATCCTTGCAAGAAGAAGTCTTTCAACAGGTGGAGATCAGTGCCAACCGTACCGAAGATCAGCTCCTGGAAAAGGAACTCAGAAAAATCTACCTGGATGCGATCGCACTGCTTCCGGCACAGAAGAAACTGATCTATCAGATGAGCCGTACAGAAGAGCTCAGCCATGAGGAAATTGCATCAAAACTGGAGATCTCTAAGAATACGGTAAAAAATCATATGGTAGAGGCCAGCAAATTCGTCCGCGAATATGTGCGTAAGAATGGCGGCATTATCGGATTCATCATCGTTTCCTCAAATTATTTTCATTCCAACTAG
- a CDS encoding metallophosphoesterase, with product MISTKILYKAVFKTGQIDDSHTFQPLPLPSGSYPFRLKLEEEFASEKPQAMVFHMVGDTGGFKQPELQKQVAGQMAQQYLNAICPEERPSFLYHLGDIVYHYGEADQYESQFLQPYETYPGPIYAIAGNHDTDVNPNCREHYESLEAFYAAFCNTCPATIHFGTGLKRKSQVQPNVYWTMQAPLATIIGLHTNVPKYGCIQKEQRSWFIKELKEAAKYSADKAIIVCMHHAPYSADVNHGSSQPMIEFLESAFEEAGVKPDIIFSGHVHNYQRFSKHYSDGKTVPFIVAGAGGFDELHGLADPYEPSYYAESELFDQVELENYCDNRHGFLKVAIEKTPFSFAIKGEYYTLPGKDRKNSDQDATLFDSFTVDLTGR from the coding sequence ATGATCAGCACGAAAATTCTTTATAAAGCGGTTTTTAAAACAGGTCAGATTGATGACAGTCATACTTTTCAGCCACTGCCATTGCCATCAGGAAGTTATCCATTCCGCCTGAAACTGGAAGAGGAATTTGCTTCGGAAAAACCTCAGGCCATGGTATTCCATATGGTGGGTGATACCGGTGGTTTTAAACAACCAGAACTACAGAAGCAAGTCGCCGGACAGATGGCGCAACAATATTTAAATGCCATATGCCCGGAAGAACGTCCTTCCTTTCTATATCACCTGGGAGACATTGTGTACCATTACGGAGAAGCAGATCAGTATGAATCGCAATTCCTGCAACCTTATGAAACCTACCCGGGTCCGATATACGCTATTGCCGGAAACCATGATACCGATGTAAACCCAAATTGCAGGGAACATTACGAAAGCCTGGAAGCTTTTTATGCTGCATTCTGCAATACCTGCCCGGCCACCATCCATTTCGGAACGGGGTTAAAGCGAAAAAGCCAGGTTCAGCCAAATGTATACTGGACGATGCAAGCCCCTTTGGCAACGATCATTGGTCTTCATACCAATGTGCCTAAATACGGTTGCATTCAAAAAGAACAAAGAAGCTGGTTCATCAAAGAGCTTAAAGAAGCAGCGAAATACAGCGCGGATAAAGCAATTATCGTTTGCATGCACCATGCCCCCTATTCTGCAGATGTAAACCACGGCTCGAGTCAGCCTATGATCGAATTTCTGGAATCTGCTTTTGAAGAAGCAGGTGTTAAACCAGACATCATCTTCAGTGGCCACGTACATAATTATCAACGGTTCAGCAAACATTATAGTGATGGTAAAACAGTGCCCTTTATCGTAGCTGGTGCCGGAGGCTTCGACGAGCTTCATGGCCTGGCAGATCCTTATGAGCCCAGCTATTATGCAGAAAGCGAATTGTTTGACCAGGTAGAACTGGAGAATTACTGCGATAACAGGCATGGCTTCCTGAAAGTGGCCATTGAAAAAACGCCCTTCAGCTTTGCCATCAAAGGAGAATATTATACCCTTCCCGGAAAAGACAGGAAAAACAGTGATCAGGACGCTACCTTGTTCGACAGTTTTACCGTTGACCTTACCGGGAGATAA